The segment TGGCCGATCGCGTCCTGCAGCTGCGAGGTCACGAAGGTGTTCACGATGCACACGTTTTTCGAGCCGGCCGGCGGCACCCAACCGATCTGCTTAAACTTTTCCAGCCGGTAGGCCGTCAGCAACGCGCCGATCTGGTTGCCCGTCAGCAGCTCGAGCTTCCCCTCACGATTGCGCACCGCGCAGCCCATCCGATCCGCGTCGGGATCGGTCGCGAGCACCACGTCGGCGCCGTTCTTTTCCGCCAGCGCCATCGCCATCGCGAGCGCCGCCGGGTTTTCCGGATTCGGCGACTTCACCGTCGGGAACCGCGCGTCGAACTCGAGTTGCTCCGGCACGGTTTCCACCGCGCAGCCGGCGTGCAGCAAGAGCGGCAGCGTCTGCACCGCGCCCGTGCCATGAATGTTGGTGAACACGATCGACAACCTGCTCCGCCGGAACACGCCGGGATCCACCGCCGCCGTGCTGGCCACCGCGAGATAGCGGTCGTCCGCATCCCGGCCGAGCGTGGTCACGCCGGTGAGCTGCTTGTCGACGTAGTCGGCCAGCTGCTTCAGCGGCACGGCGTTCACCTCGCGGACGATCCCCGCATCGTGCGGCGGCACGACTTGCGCGCCGTCGTCGAAGTACGCTTTGAATCCGTTGTCGTGCGGCGGATTGTGGCTGGCGGTGATCACCACGCCAGCGTGCGCCTTCAACCACCGCACGCTGAAGCTCAGCTGCGGCGTCGAACGCGGCCCGTCGAAGATGAATGCCTCGCCGCCGAGCCGCGTCCAGGTCGACGCCGCGAGTTCGCAGAAATGCCGCGAGAAATGCCGCACGTCATGCGCGATCACGAGCCGCGGCTTGGCGGTCACGCCGCGCGATTTCAGATACGAGCTCGTGTACCGGAACAGCCCGATCGTCGCACGGATCAGCGTGAAATCGTTCAGCACGTTCGTGCCGATCGCCGCGTGCTCCGGTGAACCGGTGCCGCCTGGCTGCGTGCGACCGAGTTCCGCCTTGGTCGACACTACGCCGATCGTCCGCCCACGCATGCCGCCGGTGCCAAACTCCAGGAAGCGATAAAACCGGTCGTTCAGCTCGCCCCACGCGCCTTGGGCGACGAGTTCCTCGATGCTCGCGTGCGCCCAGCCCGGCAGCGGCGCGGCGAGGAACGAGGCGATGTTGTCGACGGCGGCCGGCAGCAGCTGGCCATCGCGCCGGGCGTTTTGCAGACGATCGAGCGTTGTCATGAGAGCAGTGAAGCTAAATTGGAACGATGCGAAATTGAGAGCTTGGCAGCCCTCGGAGTCTTTGACCGCGGATTACACGAACGATCACGGATCCTAAACGAGACACAGAAGACCCCGCGGTCCAAGCCGAGAACATCCGCGTCGATCCATGGGAATCCGTGGTCGACCGGTAGGGAAAACAAGTTCCGTTCACGGGAGTCCGACTATTCGAGATAGAGTCCTTCACGCACTGCCGGCTTGGGCGACAATTTCTTCCACGCCTCCGCGAACGAGTCCTCGTCGTAGCCGAACAGCGGCGAAACCTCCATCGTGGTCGGCGGCAGCCCGGTGGCGTCCACCTCGACCGCGGCCCCGTTGGCAATCAACCAGCGCGCGAACTGCCGCAGCTGGTCCTTCCGGCACGTCTCCGGCGAATCCACCCCCTCGGCGTTCTTCACGGGCGAGAAATCGTTCTCCCGCGCGGTCTCGATCACCACCGGGTTCTTCGCGAACGGCAGCGCATCGAACACGAACATCTCGAACTTCACGCCATTCGGCTTCTCCGGCTTCACCGGCTGGCCGTTCGCCGTCACGGTCGGAATCTTCTTGTCCGCGCGATGAAACGGCAGCGTGTCCGTGCTCGCCGCCGCGGCCCCGGCGGTCGCGTGCAGGTGGCCCGCCATCCGGCGCACGAATTCGCGATCGAGCACGTGGATCGCGATGCTGCCGGCGATGTAGCGGAGGTGGCCCGCCGCATCCTTCTCGCGCTGCATCGCGAGCGGCATATCCGAATACTCGATCACCACGAGGCGGCCGTTCTGCTCGCAAAAATGTCCGACTTTCTCCTCGGGAAACGCCTTCGGCACCATCTTGCTCGACATCTCCGATCGGCGCAGCCGGTGCCAGCCGATGAACGCCGGGTCGATGCAGCGCACCAGCGGATTATCGACCTGAAAATAGCTCAGCGTGTCGATGCCCTCGCGCTCCATCAAATCGAGCGAGCCGCTGCGCTCCAACGCGCGGAGCGAGCCGCCATGGCCGTCGGGCGACATCGCGAGCCTGCCCGGCGACTCGAGCATGATCTTGCCGTCAAACGTCACCGCCGGCATCCGACCCTGCCGGAAGAAATGCACGCGACCGTGGTCGAGCCCGAAGAACGCGTGCTCCGTGAAAAACGATTCCGTCGCCTCGTGATTCTGGTGACTGGTCATGATGAACCAGTGCAGCGGCCGGCCGTAGCGCGTGCCGGCGGCGCGGATCTTTTCGGCAAAAACCTGGAACAGCGGCTTCTGCTTCAGCGGCGTGACCGGAAACGTGCCCTTCGGCCCGTTGTAGCCGAGCCGCGTGCCTTGCCCGCCCGCGACGGTGAACGCCGCTACGCGGCCCGCGCGCAACGCCTCCTCGCCGGCCGCCTTCGCTTTCGCCCACGCCGCCGCATCGCCGCCGTTTTTCGGCAGCGCCTCGTAGCGCGCCGGCTCGAGCCCGGTGAGATCCACGCCCGCCGCCGCGCCTTTGGCGAGCAGCGTGCGCGTGAGCCGCGCGATTTCCTCCAGATCGATCTCCGCCGCCTCGCTCAGCAGCCGGGCTTGCTCGTCGGCCGACAATCGGTCGAAGAAAGCGAACACCTGGCCTTGTCCGGCCTGTTGGAATTTTGCGATGAGAGGATGCTGAGCCATGCGGGAAAACGTTAATCTTCGAAACGAAAAATGTACTCCTCCGGCTTCGCGTATCCCAGCCGCCGGCGGATCACCTTTTCGACGTAGACCGGGTCGTTGCGCAGGCGTTCGAGGATTTTTTCCTGCTCCAGGAGCCGGGCTTCCAACTCGGCCAGCCGGCGCTGGCTTGCCGCCTCGAGCTGCCGCAACCGCGCATACTCCTCCCGCGCCTGCCAAAAATAGATCCCCGACGCCGCCCCGATTCCGAGGAAGAGCAACAGGTAGAGGCTGACGATGATCCGGCGCAGGCTCACAAAATCGGCCGTGATCAAACGCGCCCGCGTTTCGGCCACGCAAATCTTTTCCGGGCGACTGAACGCCCATCCGAGACTGTCGCCACCCAACGCCGAGCAGCGCCGGTGTTCGACCGGCGCACGCCCGAGCTCCGGGATCCCGCCTTGCCCGTACGACGAACCCGTCCTTTCGCCAAAAACATTTCAAAACTCCCCTTCCCTCCGCGAATTACCGGTTTAGGCGTGCGTTTTCCGGGCCGCCCGCCAGTTTCGGCCGAGCGATGTATCAGGAGTATTACGGGTTCAGGGAGATGCCCTTCAACATCACCCCGGACCCCCGCTTTCTCTACCTCAGCCCCACTCATCTCGAAGCGCTGCAGCATCTGAAATATGGTGTCGCCGAGAGGAAGGGGTTCATCGTCCTCGTCGGTGAGGTGGGCTGCGGCAAAACCACCCTGTGCCGCCGGTTCCTCAACGAACTCAATCCCGACCACTACGACACCGCCCTCATCCTCAACCCGCGCGTCACGGAGACGCAGATGCTCAAGGCCATCCTGACCGAGCTCGGCGAGACCAAGCTCGCTCGCAGCCAGGTGGACCTCGTCGCGCAGATGAACCGCGTGCTGCTCGATCGCATCGGCCGTGGCCGCGACATCGTCCTGATCATCGACGAGGCGCAGAACCTGAAGACCGATGTCCTCGAACAGATCCGGCTGCTCTCGAATCTCGAAACCGACAAGCAAAAGCTCCTGCAGATCGTGCTGATGGGTCAGCCCGAGTTGAAGGAAGTGCTCGCCCGCGAGGAACTCCGCCAACTCCGCCAGCGCATTCTCGTCCACTACGAGCTGCATCCGCTCTCCGCCAACGACGTGCGCCACTACATCCAGCATCGGATCACGCTCGCCGGCGGCACCGGCCGGCCGAACTTCACCAGCTGGGCGCTGCGCGCGATCCACCGCGGCAGCCAGGGCATTCCCCGCATCGTGAACAATCTCTGCGACCGCGCGCTGCTCGCGGCGTTCATCCGCGATTCCGACGAAGTCAATTACTGGGACGTCCGCCGGGCGCTCCGCGACATGACCAATCTCACCCGTTGACCGCGGAGCCGTTCTACCCTCTAGCTCTTCACCGTTTCCCCGCCTCGTGAGCCTGATCAACGAAGCCCTCAAAAAAGCCCAGCGGGCCCGCCATCAACCGGCCGCGGATGCGCCCGCGGCTGAGGCGGGCACGCAACCGATCGCCAAACGCGCGGCGCCGATGCGCGCGCAGACGGTGCTCATCGGATTCGCGGCGGCGGCCGCGTTGATCGTGGTCTCGGTGGTGCTCACGGTTTATCTGGTCAATCGGCCAAGCCCGACACCGCCGGCGCCCACACCGGCACCGGTGAGCACACCGAACGTGGACCTCAACGCACCGAGTCCGGTGATCGTCGCACCGCCGATCGCCGCTCCGATCACCTCCGCGCAGCCGGACGCCACGTCGACGACGGAACCCGTCACCCCGGCAACGACCGCTCCCGCCACCGCGGTGGCAGCCAAGCCTCCGAGCTCCGCGCCGGCAGCTGCATCCTCAACACCCGCGCGCGTCGAGCCCGCGCCGGTGACACCGAAGCCTCCGATCACCGCTCCCGCCACGGCTCCGACGTCCACTCCCACTTCGAACACCACCGTCGCGACCGCGACCGCCGCCCCCGCTCCTTCCGCCGCGGTACAGCGACCCGCCACTCGTCCGACCACGTCGCCGGCAGCGCCAAAGCCGGATCCGCAGATTCTGGCTTACATCGACACGCTCAAGGTCACCGGCATCCGCTCCTCGGGCACGGACAGCAAGGTCTTGATGAACGACCGCGTTTACCGGGTGAACGACATCGTCGAGCGCACGCTGGGAATCAAGTTGATCAAGGTCGCGCCCGACGCGCTCACCTTCACCGACGCGAACGGCTTCGTCTACACGAAGAACTTCTGAGCCGGCGCCGCAGTGTCGCCAGCTGGTGGAGCCCGCCGTCCTGGCGGGCTTTTTGTAGGGCCGGATCTCCCGATCCGGCCGTTTCCCCTTTCGTAGGGGCGCAGGCTTGCTGCCCAAGCCTCCCCCCCCGAGGGCGCAGCAAGCCTGCGCCCCTACACCGCCACCGCTCCGCTCCTCACTCTCAACTCTCAACCCTCAACTCTCAACTCAGCCCAACTCTCAACTCAGCCCAGCTCTCAGCTCTGGACTCTCCTCCATTTCGTGCTTCCATCGCGCTCCATCCGTCATGTCGTCTGAACCCGCGAAACTGACCCCGATGATGCAGCAATACTTCGAGGTCCGCCGCGGACTCCCGAAGGACACCTTTCTGCTTTTTCGGCTCGGCGATTTCTTCGAGATGTTTTTCGACGACGCGATCGCCGGCTCGCGGCTGCTCGGGCTCACCTTGACCAAGCGGCAGGATTTCCCGATGTGCGGCATTCCCGCGCACGCCGCCGACACTTACGTTACCAAGCTGCTCGCCGCCGGCAAGAAGGTCGCGCTCTGTGACCAGGCCGAGCCGGCCAAGGCGGGCAAGCTCGTCCGCCGACAGCTCACGCGGATCCTCTCGCCCGGCACCACGCTCGCCGCCAACCAGCTCGATGCGGCACGCAATCACTACCTCTGCGCGCTCGCCTACGACAAACTCGGGCTGCACGCCGCCTGGCTCGATCTCTCCACCGGCGAATTCAAGGTCGCGACCGATCCGAGCATCGCGAACCTGCTGCCGGTGCTGACCGCGCTCGATCCCGCCGAGCTCCTGGTGATCGAAGGCGAACTCGCGCGCTGGCAGGCGACGCCGCACGACCAGACCGCCGTGCACGCGCTGCACGCGTTCTGCAGCGGACGGCTCTGCTCCGAACTCGCCGGCTATCACTTCGACACCGCGACCGGCGGCAAGACGGTGATGGACACACTCGGCGTGCTGAACCTGCAGGGCTTCGGGCTCGCGCACACGCACCCGGCGCTCGGCCCCGCCGGCGCCGTCGTTTACTACGCCACGGAAAATCTCTGCGCGAAACCCGAGAACCTGCGCACGCTGCAGGAATACCGCAGCGCCCGCACGCTGCTGCTCGATCCGGCGACGCTGCGCAACCTCGAAATCTTCGCCTCCGCCCGCGGCGGCCGCGAGGGTTCACTCTTCGGCGCGATCAATCGCACCGTCACGCCCGCCGGGGCCCGGTTGCTCGAACGCTGGCTCGCGGCGCCCACGCTCGAACTGCCGGAAATCATCCGCCGCCAAACACTCGTGGCCGAGTTGCTCGCCCAGCCGATGCGGCTGCTCGCGTTGCGCGAGTCGCTCACCAACGTCCGCGACATTCCGCGCATCCTCGGCCGGCTGCAGAACCGACTCCGCAACCCGCGCGAGCTTGGCGGCGTGCGCGACACCCTCGCGCAGCTCCCTTCTCTCCGCGCCGAGCTCACCGCCTTCGGCAGCTCTCAACTCTCAGCTCTCAGCTCTCAACTGCAGGAATTCGCGCACCTGCGCGAACTCCTGCCCCGTGCCCTCGCCGACGAACTCCCCGCCGATCTCGCCGACGGCAACTACATCCGGAGCGGCTATGACGCGGAGCTCGACCGACTGCGTTCGCTCACGAGCGACAACAAGACCTGGCTCTCCGA is part of the Opitutus terrae PB90-1 genome and harbors:
- a CDS encoding phospho-sugar mutase, coding for MTTLDRLQNARRDGQLLPAAVDNIASFLAAPLPGWAHASIEELVAQGAWGELNDRFYRFLEFGTGGMRGRTIGVVSTKAELGRTQPGGTGSPEHAAIGTNVLNDFTLIRATIGLFRYTSSYLKSRGVTAKPRLVIAHDVRHFSRHFCELAASTWTRLGGEAFIFDGPRSTPQLSFSVRWLKAHAGVVITASHNPPHDNGFKAYFDDGAQVVPPHDAGIVREVNAVPLKQLADYVDKQLTGVTTLGRDADDRYLAVASTAAVDPGVFRRSRLSIVFTNIHGTGAVQTLPLLLHAGCAVETVPEQLEFDARFPTVKSPNPENPAALAMAMALAEKNGADVVLATDPDADRMGCAVRNREGKLELLTGNQIGALLTAYRLEKFKQIGWVPPAGSKNVCIVNTFVTSQLQDAIGHSHGVKVIKTLTGFKWIAAKMRRYEEQLTQAMGANFDYDETPFEKRVKLLQQHSTFYAFGCEESYGYLPNDYVRDKDGNAACLMFAEVCAAAKGRGITVPEYLDELYLKHGFYLEGTINLYYEGASGNAKIRRILETYRSNPPTKFGDVTVTKFEDFGRQEIRDADGEVIPKQDLYFVTLSNGCSFAARGSGTEPKMKFYLFAREQVANAGELAAVKARVKATLATLSQVIEADAKARAES
- a CDS encoding UTP--glucose-1-phosphate uridylyltransferase; its protein translation is MAQHPLIAKFQQAGQGQVFAFFDRLSADEQARLLSEAAEIDLEEIARLTRTLLAKGAAAGVDLTGLEPARYEALPKNGGDAAAWAKAKAAGEEALRAGRVAAFTVAGGQGTRLGYNGPKGTFPVTPLKQKPLFQVFAEKIRAAGTRYGRPLHWFIMTSHQNHEATESFFTEHAFFGLDHGRVHFFRQGRMPAVTFDGKIMLESPGRLAMSPDGHGGSLRALERSGSLDLMEREGIDTLSYFQVDNPLVRCIDPAFIGWHRLRRSEMSSKMVPKAFPEEKVGHFCEQNGRLVVIEYSDMPLAMQREKDAAGHLRYIAGSIAIHVLDREFVRRMAGHLHATAGAAAASTDTLPFHRADKKIPTVTANGQPVKPEKPNGVKFEMFVFDALPFAKNPVVIETARENDFSPVKNAEGVDSPETCRKDQLRQFARWLIANGAAVEVDATGLPPTTMEVSPLFGYDEDSFAEAWKKLSPKPAVREGLYLE
- a CDS encoding FtsB family cell division protein, with protein sequence MAETRARLITADFVSLRRIIVSLYLLLFLGIGAASGIYFWQAREEYARLRQLEAASQRRLAELEARLLEQEKILERLRNDPVYVEKVIRRRLGYAKPEEYIFRFED
- a CDS encoding ExeA family protein, coding for MPFNITPDPRFLYLSPTHLEALQHLKYGVAERKGFIVLVGEVGCGKTTLCRRFLNELNPDHYDTALILNPRVTETQMLKAILTELGETKLARSQVDLVAQMNRVLLDRIGRGRDIVLIIDEAQNLKTDVLEQIRLLSNLETDKQKLLQIVLMGQPELKEVLAREELRQLRQRILVHYELHPLSANDVRHYIQHRITLAGGTGRPNFTSWALRAIHRGSQGIPRIVNNLCDRALLAAFIRDSDEVNYWDVRRALRDMTNLTR
- the mutS gene encoding DNA mismatch repair protein MutS, with the protein product MSSEPAKLTPMMQQYFEVRRGLPKDTFLLFRLGDFFEMFFDDAIAGSRLLGLTLTKRQDFPMCGIPAHAADTYVTKLLAAGKKVALCDQAEPAKAGKLVRRQLTRILSPGTTLAANQLDAARNHYLCALAYDKLGLHAAWLDLSTGEFKVATDPSIANLLPVLTALDPAELLVIEGELARWQATPHDQTAVHALHAFCSGRLCSELAGYHFDTATGGKTVMDTLGVLNLQGFGLAHTHPALGPAGAVVYYATENLCAKPENLRTLQEYRSARTLLLDPATLRNLEIFASARGGREGSLFGAINRTVTPAGARLLERWLAAPTLELPEIIRRQTLVAELLAQPMRLLALRESLTNVRDIPRILGRLQNRLRNPRELGGVRDTLAQLPSLRAELTAFGSSQLSALSSQLQEFAHLRELLPRALADELPADLADGNYIRSGYDAELDRLRSLTSDNKTWLSDLERTEQERTGIRSLKVRFTNNFGYYIEVTKANLHLVPSDYIRRQTTVGGERYVTEALRQKEKEIFHAEENALAREFELFNALVAAVLDESIALTHTAEALAELDVLCGWALLAREWDYCQPVLDDSDVLEISEGRHPVVEQMLRSPDVTLPRGASAGFVPNDTALGCSEAQIALITGPNMAGKSTYIRQVALIALLAQIGCWVPAKSCRIGLVDRIFSRVGASDDLARGNSTFMVEMNETANILNNTTDRSLIILDEIGRGTSTYDGLSIAWAVVEHLHRDPAKGPRTLFATHYQELTQLEKHLTRLRNLSVAVKEWNDDIVFVRRVIPGAADRSYGIQVARLAGLPLSVIDRAKTILGKLESDDTTVSLPAAAPQARPKKKITVQPADDAQLKLL